The DNA window CGCGGCGGTTTCGGGCGACGTGGAGGTGCGCATCGGTGACCTCGGGCCGAGCCCGCTCTTCGGCGTGACGGCGCGAGAGGTCTCGGTGCGCTTGACGCCGCCCGCGCCGCCCCCCCCGCCGCCGATGCTCGGCACGGCCACCGAGGGGCAGCCAGCCCCGGAGCCGCCCGCGAAGCCGAAGCCGGTGCGCATCGTGCTCGAGGAGGTCACCGTCAGCGCGGGGCTCCTGGCGCTGCTCTCGGGGGGGACCGACATCTCGTTTTCCGTGCTGGGGATGGGGGGCAAGCTGAGCGGGCGTTACACCATGGAGAAGAAGCGCGGCTGGACGCTCGAGGCCGAGGCGAAGGAGCTGGACCTGGGCGCCCTCCCGAGCGTCTCGGCGGCCATCGGGCTCCCCGTTCAGGGGAAGCTCTCGGCGAAGGTGGACCTCCAGGTACCGCTGCACCGCCTGGCGAACGCCTCGGGGAGCATCGAGCTCGAAGGCGAGGGGCTCTCCATCGGGGACGGGAAGGCCAAGCTGAAGGTCCCCGGGGACCCCATGCTGGCCATGGGGGTGACGCTGCCGCGCGTGAACCTGGGAAAGCTCGGCGGGCAGCTCAAGATCGAGAAGGGAGAGCTAACCCTCGACGGCTTCGCGTCTCAGTCCCCCGACCTGGAGCTCGCGCTCGAGGGGAACGTGAGCCTCCGCGAGCCGCTCGCCTACTCGACGGTCTCCGCGTACCTGCGCATCAAGGTCAACCCGGAGCTGAAGCGCAAGGACACCAAATTCGAGATCCTCGAGAACAGCCTGCAGGCGGGGAAACGCTCCGACGGCTACTACGGCATGCGGCTCTTCGGCATTCTCAAGCGGCTCGATCGGCAGTTCTCGCCCCTCGGGCCTGGCGGGCGCGGCGGCGGCACGGGCGGCGGCGGCGCGATGCCGCGCATGCGCTACCCCGGAGCGGGTCTGCGGTAGCCTCACGCGGCGGTCCCGCAACTCGCACGTTCCTCCTTCGATAAGCGATCTGCTTTCGTGCCTCACAGCGAAGGGAGCTCGCTACATGGAACCAACCCTCGAGGGCTGCGCGGGCCACCGTGCGGCCGAAGGCGCGCCGAGCGCCCGGCTTCG is part of the Deltaproteobacteria bacterium genome and encodes:
- the gspN gene encoding type II secretion system protein GspN codes for the protein MRNVLSKVAIWVGYPLFAAASFLTFVYVTFPYDAVKGLIEDYAAVSGDVEVRIGDLGPSPLFGVTAREVSVRLTPPAPPPPPPMLGTATEGQPAPEPPAKPKPVRIVLEEVTVSAGLLALLSGGTDISFSVLGMGGKLSGRYTMEKKRGWTLEAEAKELDLGALPSVSAAIGLPVQGKLSAKVDLQVPLHRLANASGSIELEGEGLSIGDGKAKLKVPGDPMLAMGVTLPRVNLGKLGGQLKIEKGELTLDGFASQSPDLELALEGNVSLREPLAYSTVSAYLRIKVNPELKRKDTKFEILENSLQAGKRSDGYYGMRLFGILKRLDRQFSPLGPGGRGGGTGGGGAMPRMRYPGAGLR